A section of the Mergibacter septicus genome encodes:
- a CDS encoding MlaD family protein: MPQNQENKIENQNPTIAKAKILYRKRLSSFWVLPFIALCIGAMLFYQLHQEQGKEITIYFNDGAGLVANKTQIRYQGLQIGIVKKVNFTADLKLIRVTANIYPEAVSLLREETKFWLVQPSASLAGISGLDALVSGNYITLSPGSGRDENEFVALSQGPIAEVTTGDLSLKLITETLGSVSLGAKVYYRKVPVGQVTNYRFTADKKIEISVVIDKQYSDLVRRDSHFWNTSGIQANISLSGVKVNVESLNSVIQGAIAFDSPDNSPIVENEHVFTLYPSITAAQRGIKVPIILPSDVSGLTVGETPVYYQSLQVGVLSAWKQSNELGREHLSDTQPNAELSLDPSVQFLLRDGTKIILQDRSASFSITDLEQLLQGKHFVIQAGEGKPQQQFKVIKQADLLLHQTGTLVVELRSTQAYGIEVGQPLLFNGINIGNVVDRQIKGTTIYYQVAIAKAYRHLITANTKFVAASNFSVNLGVNGMEFSATSPKTWLQGGISVISGEPTSAKPLAFYPLYKNLADAQAGIDSYNLQPTIVLHSQQLPNIQVGSVVLYRQYQVGQIIKITPNSKGFEIGVFLPPQYRHLLTTRSRFWVDKAVDINLSLQGAKVEVSPLQRVLQGAISFDQLGVATTKQIDTSLYSNKQFAQAVGQQIFLTTRDATNLQIGMPLRYLGIKVGEVMAIKLDPQKSQIKIEALLFANNFKLLARQGSRFQLVTPQISLSGVKNIESLLQPYINIELGQGNFSNHFSLEGESDTQADYKNGFPLILETANATNLSVGSPILYRGVEVGVINHIRLNSDADRVLVEIRLAKQYQHLVRQNSQFWFASGYSVDFGWRGLNIQTGTAKQLLQGGIAFATPSGEVVQPAAKPYQHFLLQLKAPAGSESWDQGSYSATSTVKPEKKE, from the coding sequence ATACCACAGAATCAAGAAAATAAGATTGAAAATCAAAATCCGACTATTGCTAAAGCAAAAATTTTGTATCGCAAACGTCTTTCTTCTTTTTGGGTGTTGCCTTTCATTGCCTTATGTATTGGGGCAATGTTGTTTTACCAATTACATCAAGAGCAAGGGAAAGAAATTACCATTTATTTTAATGATGGTGCAGGTTTAGTAGCAAATAAAACCCAAATTCGTTATCAGGGATTGCAAATTGGGATAGTCAAAAAAGTGAATTTTACTGCCGATCTAAAGTTAATTAGGGTTACTGCTAATATTTATCCTGAAGCGGTTTCATTATTACGTGAAGAAACTAAATTTTGGCTAGTACAACCTTCTGCATCATTGGCGGGTATTTCGGGGTTAGATGCTTTAGTGTCGGGAAATTATATTACTTTATCACCCGGCTCTGGTAGGGATGAAAATGAGTTTGTTGCGTTAAGTCAAGGTCCTATTGCTGAAGTTACCACTGGGGATCTTTCCTTAAAATTGATAACAGAAACCTTAGGTTCAGTCAGTTTAGGGGCTAAGGTTTATTATCGTAAAGTACCTGTAGGTCAAGTAACTAATTACCGTTTTACGGCGGATAAAAAAATTGAAATTAGTGTCGTCATTGATAAGCAATATTCTGATTTAGTAAGACGAGATAGCCATTTTTGGAATACAAGTGGCATACAAGCCAATATTAGTTTAAGTGGTGTAAAAGTGAACGTTGAGAGCCTTAATTCAGTTATTCAAGGTGCCATTGCTTTTGATTCACCAGATAATAGTCCGATAGTTGAAAATGAGCATGTTTTTACACTTTATCCATCAATTACAGCGGCACAACGAGGGATTAAGGTACCGATCATTTTACCTTCTGATGTGAGTGGATTAACAGTGGGGGAAACACCTGTTTACTACCAATCCTTACAAGTTGGGGTTTTATCAGCGTGGAAACAGAGTAATGAATTAGGTAGAGAGCATTTATCAGATACTCAACCTAATGCAGAGTTATCACTCGATCCAAGTGTACAATTTTTGCTCCGAGATGGTACAAAAATTATTTTGCAAGATCGTTCAGCTTCTTTTTCAATAACTGATTTAGAGCAATTATTGCAAGGAAAACATTTTGTTATTCAAGCTGGAGAAGGGAAACCACAACAGCAATTTAAGGTCATTAAACAGGCAGATTTGTTGTTACACCAAACGGGTACTTTAGTGGTAGAACTTCGTTCAACACAAGCTTATGGTATTGAAGTCGGGCAACCATTATTATTTAACGGGATTAATATTGGGAATGTTGTTGATCGACAGATTAAAGGAACAACGATCTATTACCAAGTCGCTATTGCCAAAGCTTATCGCCATTTAATTACTGCCAATACGAAGTTTGTTGCTGCATCAAATTTTAGTGTCAACTTAGGTGTAAATGGGATGGAGTTTAGTGCAACTTCGCCTAAAACTTGGTTGCAAGGTGGAATTAGCGTGATTAGCGGTGAACCAACTAGTGCAAAACCTTTAGCTTTTTATCCTTTATATAAGAATTTAGCTGATGCACAAGCTGGAATTGATAGCTATAATTTACAACCTACTATTGTGTTGCATAGTCAACAATTACCTAATATTCAAGTAGGTTCAGTGGTGTTATATCGCCAATATCAAGTTGGGCAGATTATAAAGATCACACCAAACAGTAAAGGTTTTGAAATAGGGGTCTTTTTACCACCACAATATCGACATCTCTTGACGACAAGAAGTCGTTTTTGGGTAGATAAAGCGGTTGATATTAATTTGTCTTTGCAAGGGGCTAAGGTAGAAGTATCACCACTACAAAGAGTATTGCAAGGTGCAATTAGTTTTGATCAATTAGGTGTAGCGACAACAAAGCAGATCGATACTTCGCTTTATTCTAACAAACAGTTTGCTCAAGCAGTCGGACAACAAATTTTTCTCACCACTCGTGATGCAACGAATTTACAGATCGGTATGCCATTGCGTTACTTAGGTATCAAAGTTGGGGAAGTGATGGCAATTAAACTAGATCCTCAAAAATCTCAGATAAAGATAGAAGCATTACTATTTGCAAATAACTTTAAGTTACTGGCAAGACAAGGTAGCCGTTTTCAGTTGGTTACTCCACAAATTTCATTAAGTGGCGTAAAAAATATTGAAAGTTTATTACAGCCTTATATCAATATTGAATTAGGGCAAGGAAATTTTAGCAATCATTTTAGTTTAGAGGGCGAGAGTGATACTCAGGCTGATTATAAAAATGGTTTTCCATTAATATTAGAAACTGCGAATGCGACTAATCTGAGTGTTGGTTCACCAATATTGTATCGAGGAGTAGAAGTAGGGGTAATCAATCATATTCGCTTAAATAGTGATGCAGATCGTGTATTGGTAGAGATTAGACTTGCAAAACAGTATCAACATTTAGTTCGCCAAAATAGTCAATTTTGGTTCGCTTCAGGTTATTCCGTTGACTTTGGGTGGCGAGGGTTAAATATTCAAACTGGCACAGCAAAACAGTTATTACAAGGTGGTATAGCGTTTGCAACGCCATCAGGAGAAGTGGTTCAGCCAGCTGCAAAACCGTACCAGCATTTTTTATTACAATTAAAAGCACCTGCTGGTAGTGAAAGTTGGGATCAAGGTAGTTATTCTGCAACATCGACGGTTAAACCAGAGAAAAAAGAGTAG
- the proQ gene encoding RNA chaperone ProQ yields MPVETNTIASTEQNLTTSQDTQVKYPDNKAVIAYLCEKFPLCFSVTQPKPLKVGIFQDLIASLDNEEELSKTKLRQAIRQYTSSWAYLASCQVGAKRVDLIGEDCGELDQQQAEHAAQRLAESKAVVAQRQAARKAQLAEKKAKRQVKEHKEQKKKIRRPAKPALTSVNLTTLQAHHKVKIKAGNRTQNATVLEVLKDGARVELENGLVINITADRLYQ; encoded by the coding sequence ATGCCAGTAGAAACAAATACGATAGCATCAACAGAACAAAACCTAACTACCTCTCAGGACACGCAGGTAAAATATCCTGATAATAAAGCAGTTATTGCTTATCTATGCGAAAAATTTCCTCTTTGCTTTTCAGTTACTCAACCTAAACCACTCAAAGTTGGTATTTTTCAAGACCTTATCGCCTCTTTAGACAATGAAGAAGAGCTGAGTAAAACTAAACTACGCCAAGCTATTCGTCAGTACACTTCATCTTGGGCATATCTTGCAAGCTGCCAAGTAGGTGCTAAGCGTGTAGATTTAATCGGCGAAGATTGTGGTGAATTAGATCAACAACAAGCAGAACATGCCGCACAACGTCTAGCCGAATCTAAAGCCGTAGTAGCACAACGCCAAGCTGCTCGCAAAGCTCAATTAGCTGAAAAGAAAGCCAAACGCCAAGTAAAAGAACACAAAGAGCAAAAGAAAAAAATAAGAAGACCAGCAAAACCTGCTTTAACGTCAGTAAATCTAACAACCTTACAAGCTCATCATAAAGTTAAAATTAAAGCGGGCAATAGAACACAAAATGCAACAGTTTTAGAAGTATTGAAAGATGGGGCAAGAGTTGAATTAGAAAATGGATTAGTAATCAACATCACCGCAGATCGTCTTTATCAATAA
- a CDS encoding paraquat-inducible protein A yields MKYIQQIRPFPKTTKFHLQRCNACNLLVEVPPPLALQTSICPRCQNLLQARLGWNLKKSAILALTILLLMPFAFTFPLLNIELLGVPIQASIWNGIWKMAVIGYPYTAFFVLLCAIVMPVTFVGLILWLQLSYRFQHRPRLVLLALSQIQPWVMLDVYLVALGIAAFKVREYAELSFTLYLIPFLFVTLLTALLFTRINLPRLWQLFYPEIKPLSVADHFYLVKQQKQDINLCTTCGLTFLTSNHNAICPRCHTFNLAEELSLQRVWSCLIAGIIMLFPANFLPISEISLNGVVSADTLMSGVLSFLDYGNYVIAAIVFIASIFIPIAKIVIMLYLLACIHLQLKQPIKLQLKLYKVVHFVGRWSMLDLFVLSLMTALVTRGQIINFSVGPAAVYFGLAVILTMISVSQFDPRLLWKFYDNTTESRK; encoded by the coding sequence ATGAAGTATATCCAGCAAATTAGACCATTTCCCAAAACGACTAAATTTCATTTACAGCGTTGTAATGCGTGTAATTTATTGGTTGAAGTACCACCACCATTGGCATTGCAAACTAGCATTTGTCCACGTTGTCAGAATTTATTACAAGCTCGGCTAGGCTGGAATTTAAAAAAATCTGCGATTCTTGCATTAACAATTTTATTATTAATGCCTTTTGCTTTTACTTTTCCTTTATTAAATATTGAATTACTAGGCGTTCCTATACAAGCTTCAATTTGGAATGGGATTTGGAAAATGGCAGTAATAGGGTATCCATATACCGCTTTTTTTGTTTTACTTTGTGCGATTGTTATGCCTGTTACTTTTGTTGGTTTAATTTTATGGTTACAGCTAAGCTATCGTTTTCAGCATCGCCCTAGACTGGTTTTATTGGCTTTATCTCAAATACAACCGTGGGTGATGTTAGATGTTTATTTAGTTGCACTTGGAATTGCGGCATTTAAAGTGCGTGAATATGCGGAGTTGTCTTTTACGCTTTATCTCATTCCATTTTTATTTGTAACTTTATTAACGGCTTTATTATTCACTCGAATTAATCTTCCTCGTTTATGGCAGTTATTTTATCCTGAGATTAAACCATTATCGGTTGCTGATCATTTTTATTTAGTGAAACAGCAAAAACAAGATATTAATCTATGTACCACCTGTGGTTTAACTTTTCTTACTTCCAATCACAACGCTATATGCCCTCGTTGTCATACATTTAATCTTGCTGAAGAATTAAGTTTACAGCGTGTTTGGAGTTGTTTAATTGCAGGGATTATTATGTTATTTCCAGCGAATTTTTTACCTATTTCTGAGATTTCTCTCAATGGTGTTGTCAGTGCTGATACTTTGATGTCAGGTGTTTTATCTTTTCTTGATTATGGTAACTATGTGATTGCAGCAATAGTCTTTATTGCGAGTATTTTTATTCCTATAGCCAAAATAGTGATTATGTTATACTTGCTTGCTTGTATCCATTTGCAGTTGAAACAACCGATTAAATTACAGCTTAAATTGTATAAGGTTGTTCATTTTGTTGGACGATGGTCGATGCTCGATCTTTTTGTTCTTTCACTGATGACAGCATTAGTTACTCGAGGGCAAATCATTAATTTTTCAGTTGGACCTGCTGCAGTGTATTTTGGCTTAGCAGTTATTTTAACTATGATTTCAGTTTCTCAATTTGATCCCCGTTTACTTTGGAAGTTTTATGACAATACCACAGAATCAAGAAAATAA